Proteins encoded together in one Prunus dulcis chromosome 3, ALMONDv2, whole genome shotgun sequence window:
- the LOC117622833 gene encoding bifunctional riboflavin kinase/FMN phosphatase-like: MSCCDCASKHCNAEAPKPKILAVIFDLDGTLIDTERATKGVFQEFLARYGKVLDKEREEKKSLGMTLKDSATSVVKDYDLPLTPDQFIQEIIPMYQEKWLYSKALPGANRLIKHFHDRGVPIALASNSLREYIDAKISHHRGWKERFSVILGSDQVKAGKPSPDLFEEAAKQMGVDAVHCLVIEDSVVGVKAANAARMEVVAVPPRGEATCSSLANTVLHSLLEFQPAHWGLPPFEDWVDNALPIEPIYFSGLNVNGFVSEITEDGRSTLPDQVWGVFFGWGVADMEKTYRVVVGIGLDYSSCSPNKNIQMYAVDGNNCCISNQQMKLLLVGYIRGLNTKEITSMDAETLKECKSIASASLDLPIFSHHGCVPLYPEPFSVEDVIGCDEIQQY, encoded by the exons ATGAGCTGCTGTGACTGTGCCTCCAAACACTGCAATGCAGAGGCCCCAAAACCCAAGATCTTGGCTGTCATTTTTGATTTGGATGGGACCCTTATAGACACAG AGCGGGCTACAAAGGGGGTTTTCCAGGAATTCTTGGCTAGGTATGGGAAAGTTTTGGATAAGGAAagggaagagaagaagagttTGGGGATGACATTGAAAGACTCAGCAACTTCTGTTGTTAAGGACTATGATCTCCCATTGACCCCTGATCAGTTTATCCAAGAAATCATCCCCATGTATCAAGAAAA GTGGTTGTACTCGAAAGCTCTTCCTGGTGCTAATCGCCTAATCAAACATTTCCATGACCGTGGCGTGCCTATAGCTCTTGCTTCGAACTCCTTACGAGAATACATAGATGCAAAGATCTCTCACCATCGAG GTTGGAAAGAAAGGTTTTCGGTGATTCTTGGCAGTGACCAGGTTAAAGCGGGGAAGCCCTCTCCAGATTT ATTTGAAGAGGCAGCAAAGCAAATGGGCGTGGATGCAGTTCACTGCCTTGTGATTGAAGACTCAGT GGTTGGTGTTAAAGCTGCCAATGCTGCCCGAATGGAGGTAGTCGCTGTTCCACCTCGTGGTGAAGCTACTTGTTCTTCCCTTGCAAATACTGTGCTTCATTCACTTTTGGAGTTTCAGCCTGCGCATTGGGGTCTTCCTCCATTTGAAGACT GGGTAGATAATGCACTGCCAATTGAACCAATTTATTTCAGTGGTCTCAATGTCAATGGGTTTGTCAGTGAAATCACAG AGGATGGAAGATCAACTCTCCCTGACCAAGTTTGGGGAGTTTTCTTTGGTTGGGGTGTAGCTGATATGGAGAAGACCTACAGAGTAGTGGTTGGAATTGGATTAGATTACAGTTCCTGTTCTCCTAATAAAAACATT CAAATGTATGCAGTTGATGGAAACAATTGCTGTATATCCAATCAGCAAATGAAACTGCTGCTTGTCGGCTACATCCGGGGATTGAATACCAAG GAAATTACATCCATGGATGCAGAAACACTCAAGGAATGTAAGTCTATTGCGAGTGCTTCATTGGATCTGCCAATATTTAGTCACCATGGTTGTGTGCCTCTGTATCCAGAACCTTTTTCTGTGGAGGACGTGATTGGCTGTGATGAGATACAACAATACTGA
- the LOC117622834 gene encoding 14-3-3-like protein D: protein MGFATERENFVYLAKLSEQAERYDEMVDAMKKVANLDVELTVEERNLLSVGYKNVVGSRRASWRILSSIEQKEEAKGNENHVKQLKEYRQKVESELSTICGDIMTVIDEHLIPSATVGESTVFYYKMKGDYYRYLAEFKSGDDKKEAAEQSKKAYESATIAAEGELPTTHPIRLGLALNFSVFYYEIMNSPERACHLAKMAFDEAIAELDSLNEESYKDSTLIMQLLRDNLTLWTSDLPEDGEDSQKVNGTAKVGGLEDAA, encoded by the exons AGATGGTGGATGCAATGAAGAAGGTTGCAAATCTTGATGTTGAATTGACAGTTGAAGAGAGAAACTTGCTCTCTGTTGGGTACAAGAATGTTGTTGGTTCTCGTCGAGCATCATGGAGGATCCTATCATCAATAGAACAGAAAGAGGAAGCAAAAGGAAATGAGAATCATGTGAAGCAACTCAAGGAGTATAGGCAGAAGGTTGAATCAGAGCTCTCGACCATTTGTGGTGATATCATGACAGTGATCGATGAGCATCTAATTCCTTCAGCTACAGTTGGTGAATCTACTGTTTTCTATTATAAGAT GAAAGGAGATTATTATAGGTATCTTGCAGAATTCAAGAGCGGTGATGATAAAAAAGAGGCTGCTGAACAGTCGAAGAAAGCATATGAg AGTGCCACCATTGCTGCTGAAGGTGAGTTGCCAACTACACATCCCATCCGCTTGGGTCTAGCTTTGAATTTCTCAGTCTTCTATTATGAGATCATGAATTCTCCAGAAAG GGCTTGCCACCTTGCAAAGATGGCTTTTGATGAAGCTATTGCTGAGCTTGACTCGCTGAATGAGGAGTCATACAAAGATAGCACCTTAATCATGCAGCTTCTAAGGGACAACCTCACATTGTGGACTTCGGACCTTCCAGAGGATGGAG AAGATTCCCAGAAGGTGAATGGCACTGCCAAGGTTGGTGGGCTGGAAGATGCGGCC TGA